In one Methylocaldum szegediense genomic region, the following are encoded:
- a CDS encoding PfkB family carbohydrate kinase has protein sequence MTEFTASTRPVLFGELLFDHFPDGSAVLGGAPLNVACHLRGLGIQPLLISRIGEDEGGRMVRKALHDWDLDDRGVQIDRERPTGAVRVQIENGEPVFRIEPEQAYDYIEAHDVPEFPTGGTILYHGTLAVRNPVSRQALDYLVKRYCPPIFLDVNLRAPWWNAEDLRVLLERANWIKLNAQELDSIADLYGLSAKPQEAQAEALRAHCGTEYVVVTQGEAGAFAVCADGNTARVRPDASIEVVDTVGAGDAFSAALLTGLIWRWPLKDALERAQQLAGFICGVRGAVKRDLSFYRRLRENWRI, from the coding sequence ATGACCGAATTCACAGCATCAACGAGGCCGGTCCTCTTCGGCGAACTACTCTTCGATCATTTTCCCGACGGCTCCGCCGTGCTGGGCGGGGCTCCCCTGAACGTCGCCTGCCACCTCCGGGGCTTGGGCATACAGCCCTTGCTGATTAGCCGCATCGGCGAGGATGAGGGCGGAAGGATGGTCCGCAAGGCACTTCACGACTGGGATCTCGACGACAGGGGCGTCCAGATCGATCGCGAAAGGCCGACGGGAGCCGTGCGGGTGCAAATCGAGAACGGCGAGCCCGTTTTCCGCATCGAACCCGAGCAAGCTTACGATTACATCGAAGCGCACGATGTCCCTGAGTTTCCCACGGGCGGCACCATCCTATATCACGGTACTCTGGCCGTGAGAAATCCGGTGTCACGTCAAGCGCTGGATTATCTGGTCAAGCGCTATTGTCCCCCGATCTTTCTCGACGTCAATCTCCGTGCGCCTTGGTGGAACGCGGAGGATTTACGCGTGCTGTTAGAACGGGCGAACTGGATTAAGCTGAACGCACAGGAACTGGATTCCATAGCCGATCTTTACGGCCTGTCGGCCAAACCTCAGGAAGCGCAGGCCGAAGCTTTGCGGGCCCATTGCGGCACCGAGTACGTCGTCGTAACACAAGGCGAGGCGGGAGCGTTCGCCGTCTGCGCCGATGGAAACACGGCTCGAGTGCGGCCCGACGCATCGATAGAAGTCGTGGACACCGTCGGGGCAGGAGACGCATTCAGCGCGGCGCTGCTGACCGGTCTGATTTGGCGTTGGCCGCTGAAGGACGCCCTCGAACGGGCCCAGCAATTGGCGGGATTCATCTGCGGCGTAAGAGGCGCGGTCAAACGAGACCTGTCCTTTTATCGAAGGCTGCGAGAGAACTGGCGGATATAA
- a CDS encoding alpha/beta fold hydrolase, giving the protein MPYVNSEGVRIHYLVDGDGPPLILHHGFTSSSDAWRRFGYIPALCRDNRCILVDARGHGASAKPHDPAAYDLPKRVADVVAVLDALQIPKANFLGFSMGGWIGFGMAKYAPERINALLLIGAHPYADQSWDVFRRVDGRDPEAFLSALESILEQRIEPELKPLVLANDLRALAAAAQERPALDDVLPSMTMPCLLLVGEKDSRYPAVETCARHLARATLAALPGLTHIESFVRSDLVLPHITRFLASVSY; this is encoded by the coding sequence TTGCCCTACGTTAACAGCGAAGGCGTTCGCATCCATTACCTGGTCGACGGTGACGGGCCGCCGCTGATACTGCATCACGGTTTCACTAGCAGTTCTGACGCCTGGCGGCGCTTCGGCTACATTCCGGCGCTCTGCCGCGATAACCGCTGCATTCTGGTCGATGCCCGCGGCCACGGCGCCAGCGCCAAACCCCACGATCCCGCTGCCTATGACCTACCGAAACGCGTGGCGGACGTGGTCGCCGTTCTCGATGCTTTACAGATTCCGAAAGCGAATTTCCTCGGTTTTTCCATGGGCGGATGGATCGGTTTCGGCATGGCGAAGTACGCGCCCGAACGGATCAACGCCCTGCTCCTCATCGGGGCACACCCCTATGCCGACCAAAGCTGGGATGTCTTTCGGCGCGTCGACGGCAGAGACCCCGAAGCTTTCCTCTCCGCCCTCGAATCCATCTTGGAACAGCGTATCGAACCGGAACTGAAACCCCTGGTACTCGCCAACGACCTGCGGGCACTCGCGGCAGCCGCTCAGGAGCGGCCGGCGCTGGATGATGTCCTCCCGTCCATGACCATGCCCTGCCTGCTTCTCGTGGGCGAAAAAGATTCGAGGTATCCCGCCGTAGAGACCTGCGCAAGACATCTTGCCCGCGCTACCCTGGCCGCGCTGCCGGGTCTCACACATATCGAAAGCTTCGTCCGCAGCGACCTCGTTCTCCCGCATATCACGCGGTTCTTGGCCAGCGTTTCCTACTGA
- a CDS encoding HAD-IIB family hydrolase, producing MTADFPFLFASDLDGTLLPNTGKPPEPGCLERTQALLQDLLEADCPVCVVSGRYRALAKQGQAAFRLSQPTWWICNVGTEVYDRTGAVDREWQSRLGPPLDREALRRALYKLSRLVPQEPQKQGPHKFSLYYPEPISRELWTEITYRIRAVRSDLQLVASVEEPTGRALLDIIPANAGKAHALWYIAKRYGLNGDRVFFAGDSGNDLDALLSGVCGVLVGNTPEHVRTQAEEERKRRENARLFVADAFYGDGIIEGLRHYGLWPPAQAEAKPKRDIRR from the coding sequence ATGACAGCGGACTTTCCGTTCTTGTTCGCGTCTGATCTGGACGGCACGCTACTACCCAATACCGGCAAACCGCCGGAACCCGGCTGTTTGGAACGCACTCAGGCGTTGCTTCAGGACCTGCTCGAAGCCGACTGCCCGGTGTGTGTCGTCAGCGGACGATATCGGGCTCTGGCCAAACAGGGTCAAGCGGCATTCCGACTGTCGCAGCCCACCTGGTGGATCTGCAATGTCGGCACGGAGGTTTACGACCGGACCGGCGCCGTCGATCGCGAATGGCAAAGCCGCCTCGGTCCGCCGCTCGACCGTGAAGCCTTGCGCCGCGCGCTTTATAAGCTCTCGCGCCTCGTTCCGCAGGAACCGCAAAAGCAGGGACCACACAAATTCAGCCTCTATTACCCGGAACCCATCAGCCGGGAATTGTGGACGGAGATCACGTATCGGATCCGAGCGGTCAGAAGCGATTTACAACTGGTCGCCAGCGTCGAGGAACCCACGGGACGCGCCCTGCTCGACATCATTCCCGCCAACGCTGGGAAAGCCCACGCCTTGTGGTATATCGCCAAACGCTACGGGCTAAACGGCGACCGCGTGTTCTTCGCGGGAGATTCGGGAAACGACCTCGACGCCCTGCTCTCCGGCGTGTGTGGCGTACTGGTGGGAAACACCCCCGAGCACGTCCGAACTCAGGCTGAAGAAGAACGGAAGCGTCGCGAGAATGCCCGATTGTTTGTCGCCGACGCATTCTACGGCGACGGCATCATCGAGGGACTTCGCCACTACGGCTTGTGGCCGCCCGCTCAGGCTGAAGCGAAACCCAAGCGAGACATCCGGCGGTAA
- a CDS encoding AI-2E family transporter, whose amino-acid sequence MNQETSETPGSSGLLTKRTLIVAVAGMAVIGLLLAAWQVSQILLLVFASILLALFLRTLAAFITRYTPLSMNWALTVVILVLLSLFVLILALYGPTIADGFYQLFQQLPAALDRMRSTLEQYPWGPALIDRLSRAGGLLTDSEQLSKIAGIFSTAFGALGSFFIVIVLGLYFAFDPKTYIDGTVHLFPKERRGQVWEAFNRMGNALRWWLIGRIAAMLAVGVMTGVGLLILGVPFAFILGLVAAALDFVPNIGPLIAAVPAIMVALTKGGTTVLYVAILYFVVQTLEGYLITPFIQQKVISLPPALLLTAQLIMGASFGILGLLLAPPLVVVVMVLVQMLYMRDVLGESVDMV is encoded by the coding sequence ATGAATCAGGAAACCAGCGAGACACCGGGCTCTAGCGGACTGCTGACCAAGCGGACGCTCATCGTCGCGGTTGCGGGTATGGCCGTCATCGGGCTGCTTCTCGCCGCCTGGCAAGTGTCGCAGATTCTGTTGCTGGTTTTCGCAAGTATCCTTCTGGCGCTGTTTCTCCGCACTCTGGCCGCGTTCATCACCCGTTATACGCCTCTGTCCATGAACTGGGCACTGACGGTAGTGATCCTGGTGCTGCTGAGCCTGTTCGTGCTGATCCTGGCGCTGTACGGACCCACGATCGCCGATGGTTTTTACCAATTGTTTCAGCAACTGCCGGCCGCGCTGGATCGAATGCGCAGTACGCTCGAGCAGTATCCATGGGGACCAGCGTTGATCGACAGGCTATCGAGGGCAGGCGGCCTTCTCACCGATTCGGAGCAACTATCCAAAATCGCCGGGATTTTTTCGACCGCATTCGGCGCCTTGGGGAGTTTTTTCATCGTGATCGTGCTGGGACTTTATTTCGCTTTCGATCCCAAGACCTATATTGATGGCACGGTTCACCTTTTCCCCAAAGAGCGCCGGGGACAGGTCTGGGAAGCCTTCAACCGAATGGGGAACGCTCTACGGTGGTGGCTGATCGGCCGGATTGCCGCCATGCTTGCGGTAGGGGTCATGACCGGTGTCGGATTGCTGATATTGGGGGTACCTTTCGCTTTCATCCTCGGTCTCGTGGCCGCTGCCTTGGACTTCGTGCCTAATATCGGGCCGCTCATCGCGGCCGTGCCGGCGATAATGGTGGCGCTTACCAAAGGCGGTACGACAGTGCTCTATGTCGCCATACTCTATTTCGTGGTTCAAACCTTAGAAGGCTATCTGATCACGCCCTTCATTCAACAGAAGGTCATTTCTCTTCCCCCGGCCCTGCTGCTGACCGCGCAACTCATCATGGGCGCAAGTTTCGGCATTCTGGGACTCCTGCTCGCGCCGCCGTTGGTGGTGGTCGTCATGGTGCTGGTGCAGATGCTGTATATGAGGGATGTGCTGGGGGAATCGGTCGATATGGTCTGA
- a CDS encoding AAA family ATPase, giving the protein MSQPLLNKDQLAVVRSIHNFLSSHAHCFILKGSAGTGKTTLIARLIQDLDQQQYPFTLLARVMVKFCVWGVDQAATFSASS; this is encoded by the coding sequence ATGAGTCAGCCATTACTGAACAAAGATCAATTAGCTGTCGTTAGAAGTATTCACAACTTTCTTTCCAGCCACGCTCATTGCTTTATTCTCAAAGGAAGCGCAGGCACAGGGAAAACCACTTTAATTGCGCGACTGATTCAAGACCTCGATCAGCAACAGTATCCGTTTACATTGCTCGCTCGAGTAATGGTCAAATTTTGTGTATGGGGAGTTGATCAGGCGGCGACTTTCTCGGCGTCTTCCTGA
- a CDS encoding glycosyltransferase codes for MRIAFFCPHSDPLASPGEPDSGGQCVYEARVAEQLARLGHEVRVYTRLWGGKSEHQAICDGATVCRYPMGPEGFLRKEDMGPYLAEFAERVLSDQSAWLQHADVIHGHYWDGGASALIASLAVGKPLLFTSHSLGLLKRDRISDPTPDGSKFRYELRIRAEKKILDAADAVIALSRTEREALTGRYGTNAEKIRIVPGGVDTEAFHLRLDKTDLQRQLGFTSDYLLFTVGRLDPRKGFLELLEAIPPVVKALREAGKTVTFLIPLGPEQPSPDEKAYRDALLQRASELQVTDAIRWFHRLTDQELLDYYAAADLFLCPSPYEPFGLVLVEAFASGTPVVATPHGGPIDIVTPGVNGYLADPMDPPAFAARILDALLAPENDRHRMRAAAAERARTRYAWSSVASAIAEVYHSIQGDAFALR; via the coding sequence ATGCGAATCGCCTTCTTCTGCCCCCACAGCGATCCCCTGGCGTCGCCTGGCGAACCGGACTCGGGCGGCCAATGCGTTTACGAGGCGCGGGTCGCGGAACAGCTCGCCCGGCTTGGACACGAGGTACGGGTCTATACGCGGTTGTGGGGCGGAAAATCAGAGCACCAGGCGATTTGCGACGGCGCCACGGTCTGCCGCTACCCCATGGGGCCGGAGGGCTTTCTGCGAAAAGAGGACATGGGACCTTACCTCGCGGAATTCGCGGAACGCGTCCTATCCGATCAATCCGCCTGGCTTCAGCATGCCGATGTCATCCACGGGCACTACTGGGACGGCGGAGCGAGCGCGCTCATCGCCAGCCTGGCCGTCGGCAAGCCCTTGCTATTCACCAGCCACTCGCTGGGGCTCCTGAAGCGGGACCGCATATCGGATCCCACTCCGGACGGTTCCAAATTCCGCTACGAGCTTCGCATACGCGCCGAGAAGAAAATTCTGGACGCGGCCGATGCCGTTATTGCGCTCAGCCGGACCGAGCGCGAAGCGCTGACCGGGCGCTATGGTACGAATGCCGAGAAAATCCGGATCGTTCCGGGGGGCGTAGACACTGAGGCATTCCATCTTCGCCTGGACAAGACCGATCTTCAGCGCCAGCTCGGCTTCACCTCCGATTATCTGCTGTTTACTGTCGGGCGGCTCGATCCCCGCAAAGGCTTTCTCGAATTGCTCGAGGCCATACCGCCGGTTGTCAAAGCTTTGCGCGAAGCGGGCAAGACCGTGACCTTCCTGATTCCGCTCGGCCCTGAACAACCCTCGCCGGATGAAAAAGCCTACCGCGACGCACTGCTCCAGCGGGCGAGCGAACTTCAGGTTACGGATGCCATCCGCTGGTTTCATCGGCTGACTGATCAGGAATTGCTCGACTATTACGCGGCCGCCGATCTGTTCCTCTGCCCTTCCCCGTACGAACCGTTCGGGCTGGTGCTGGTCGAGGCTTTCGCGTCCGGGACTCCGGTCGTCGCCACGCCCCACGGCGGCCCCATAGACATTGTCACGCCCGGAGTGAACGGCTATCTGGCCGATCCTATGGACCCGCCCGCGTTCGCCGCCCGCATTCTCGACGCGCTTTTGGCACCGGAGAACGACCGCCACCGCATGCGCGCCGCTGCCGCGGAGAGAGCCCGGACCCGCTATGCCTGGTCGTCGGTGGCTTCCGCCATCGCGGAGGTTTATCACTCGATACAGGGTGACGCCTTTGCCCTACGTTAA
- a CDS encoding sugar phosphate nucleotidyltransferase produces MKAVILAGGQGVRLRPITENIPKPMVTVLGKPIMEHIVRHLSHYGFDDLLATLHYRPRAIRDHFGDGSDFGVSLRYTLEHKPLGTAGSVKLGADFLDETFLVIAGDALTDFDLEAFWAFHKAKGAKVSLCLKRVSDPGEFGVVVTDDHDRVVRFVEKPGLSELCSDTVNTGIYLIEPEILKAIPDDIPYDFAGDLFPKLLEQEIPLFAYVAEGYWSDIGTLEQLKQSHWDLLDGKVRLPLGGNLIGERIWLGDGARVAKDAELGSPCWIGENVRIRSGVKIGSYSVIAPDVEIDARATVNRSIIMKNSFIGESADLRNCIVGGSSVIEARCEIGDDAIIGARSHLGRQVVVMPGVSIWPDKEVNSNTTIRENLVWESLLRPSIFGSRGVSGLANLHITPEYAAALGKAFGSWIQRGARVAVGRDGHPFSRLIKRAFISGLLAVGVNIDDLEEVSLPETCFITGFGRHLSGGVHIRISDEHPSVAVIELFDADGMPLLRSARRKIEAMFHRAEFPKVSVENVGNLSYPGRVDERYADHLRQHLSRTATQPWIDRVLHYCRESNLARILSDLLGSNALHHLESDYKENSDVPAIPYERIAEIARLNRKIALIIERGGERLTLVDELGTIHRAERTQELLTAAFIIGAPPEEPVFLPPDHPKFLAELADARVRRVVITHKEPAAQLNTVKKSMQTEGVWLHFVHFYLGYAAVAASLRLLEFLGREHLTLHDFERQIPISHCRRFVLQCPWDHIGRVMRELSQRPEARLNAAPEGVRLDLNGDWVYVLPSADAPELEISMEAANTARLAQLEQEVAQRVRSLIP; encoded by the coding sequence ATGAAAGCAGTTATTCTTGCCGGTGGTCAGGGGGTACGGCTAAGGCCCATTACCGAGAACATACCCAAGCCGATGGTGACGGTACTGGGTAAGCCCATCATGGAACACATCGTACGCCACCTCTCTCATTACGGCTTCGACGACCTACTGGCGACGCTGCATTACCGACCGCGTGCGATCCGCGACCATTTCGGGGATGGCAGCGATTTTGGTGTGAGCCTGCGCTATACCCTGGAGCACAAACCGCTGGGAACGGCCGGGTCGGTCAAACTCGGCGCGGATTTCCTCGACGAGACATTTCTCGTCATAGCCGGAGACGCGCTCACGGATTTCGATCTCGAAGCCTTCTGGGCCTTTCACAAGGCCAAGGGCGCCAAAGTTAGCCTATGCCTCAAACGGGTATCCGACCCCGGCGAATTCGGGGTCGTCGTGACCGACGACCACGACCGTGTCGTCCGTTTCGTGGAAAAACCCGGGCTCAGCGAACTCTGCAGCGATACCGTCAACACCGGCATCTATCTGATAGAACCGGAAATCTTGAAAGCCATACCTGACGACATCCCATACGATTTCGCAGGCGATCTTTTTCCAAAACTTCTGGAACAGGAAATTCCGCTGTTCGCCTATGTCGCAGAGGGCTACTGGAGCGATATCGGCACCTTGGAACAGCTGAAACAGTCGCACTGGGATCTTCTCGACGGGAAAGTCCGCCTTCCGCTGGGCGGAAACCTGATCGGCGAACGAATATGGCTCGGTGACGGAGCTCGCGTCGCCAAGGACGCAGAACTCGGCTCACCCTGCTGGATAGGCGAAAACGTGCGCATTCGGTCCGGCGTCAAAATCGGCTCGTATTCCGTCATCGCGCCCGATGTCGAAATCGACGCCAGGGCCACGGTGAACCGCAGCATTATCATGAAAAACTCGTTCATCGGCGAATCGGCTGATCTGCGCAACTGCATCGTAGGCGGCAGTTCCGTCATCGAGGCGCGTTGCGAAATCGGCGACGATGCGATTATCGGCGCACGCAGCCACCTCGGGCGTCAGGTCGTGGTCATGCCCGGCGTTTCGATCTGGCCGGACAAGGAGGTGAATAGCAATACGACGATACGTGAAAACCTGGTTTGGGAATCGCTGTTGCGCCCTTCGATCTTCGGATCGCGCGGTGTCAGCGGATTGGCCAACCTCCACATCACGCCGGAATACGCGGCGGCTTTGGGCAAGGCATTCGGCAGTTGGATTCAGCGCGGCGCTCGGGTCGCAGTCGGGCGCGACGGGCACCCGTTCTCCCGGCTGATCAAACGGGCGTTCATCTCAGGCCTATTAGCGGTCGGTGTCAATATCGACGATCTGGAAGAAGTCAGCCTGCCGGAAACGTGCTTCATCACCGGCTTTGGCCGCCATCTAAGCGGCGGCGTTCACATCCGCATCTCGGACGAACACCCGAGCGTCGCCGTGATCGAGCTTTTCGACGCCGATGGTATGCCCCTGCTGCGCAGCGCGCGCCGCAAGATCGAAGCCATGTTCCATCGGGCCGAATTTCCCAAGGTGTCCGTCGAAAACGTCGGCAATCTAAGCTATCCCGGCCGCGTCGACGAGCGGTATGCGGATCATCTCCGGCAGCATTTGAGTAGAACCGCCACTCAGCCCTGGATCGACCGCGTGCTCCATTACTGCCGGGAAAGCAATTTAGCGCGGATACTCAGCGACCTGCTCGGCAGCAACGCCCTGCACCATCTCGAAAGCGACTACAAAGAAAATTCCGACGTTCCGGCCATCCCTTACGAACGCATCGCGGAAATCGCCCGCCTCAATCGAAAGATCGCCTTGATCATCGAGCGCGGTGGGGAACGACTAACCCTGGTCGACGAATTAGGAACGATACACCGCGCCGAACGGACGCAGGAACTTCTAACCGCCGCCTTCATCATCGGCGCGCCGCCCGAGGAGCCGGTCTTCCTCCCGCCCGATCATCCGAAATTCCTGGCGGAACTGGCGGACGCCCGAGTACGACGCGTGGTTATCACGCACAAAGAGCCGGCGGCTCAACTGAACACTGTCAAGAAATCCATGCAGACCGAGGGCGTGTGGCTGCATTTCGTTCATTTCTATCTGGGTTACGCCGCGGTCGCGGCATCACTCCGGCTGCTCGAATTCCTCGGCAGGGAACATCTGACCTTGCACGATTTCGAGCGCCAGATTCCGATCAGTCATTGTCGGCGTTTCGTTCTGCAGTGCCCCTGGGATCATATCGGGCGGGTGATGCGCGAGCTGAGCCAGCGTCCGGAAGCGCGCCTGAACGCCGCTCCCGAAGGCGTGCGCCTCGATCTGAACGGCGACTGGGTTTACGTCCTCCCCAGTGCGGACGCGCCGGAACTGGAAATCAGCATGGAAGCAGCCAACACGGCACGGCTTGCACAACTGGAACAAGAAGTCGCTCAGCGCGTACGGAGCCTGATTCCATGA
- a CDS encoding copper resistance protein NlpE, producing MPARLIGCPGLGLDESFVMNVSNRKAIKKALVIVFGVLLSWFSAAWAESDKEIQEKALRAREQNKHGAMDHSGHASPDATAGAFRGVFYGYLPCSEEKCAGLKMTLSLNAKNKYLLVTQPAKPQNRESFEKGKYEWDDSKGILVLTPNNDAPQRRLAIKDEATLLYLSSDGTPMPGDQDRYLLQRSDKAGNREMHIH from the coding sequence GTGCCGGCGCGCCTCATTGGCTGCCCGGGTTTAGGTTTGGATGAGAGCTTCGTTATGAACGTATCGAACAGAAAAGCGATTAAAAAGGCGTTGGTTATCGTTTTCGGCGTATTGCTATCCTGGTTCAGTGCTGCCTGGGCGGAAAGCGATAAGGAAATCCAAGAAAAGGCTCTCAGAGCGCGCGAACAAAATAAGCACGGTGCCATGGATCATTCGGGCCACGCCAGTCCCGACGCGACAGCGGGCGCGTTTCGGGGCGTCTTTTATGGCTACCTGCCGTGTTCAGAAGAAAAGTGCGCCGGTCTGAAAATGACGCTGTCTTTAAATGCCAAGAACAAATATCTTTTGGTCACCCAACCGGCCAAGCCGCAAAACAGAGAGTCTTTCGAAAAAGGAAAATACGAATGGGACGATAGCAAAGGTATCCTCGTGTTGACGCCCAACAACGATGCCCCTCAGCGTCGGCTCGCGATTAAGGATGAAGCCACCTTGCTGTATCTGAGCAGCGACGGTACGCCGATGCCGGGGGATCAGGACCGGTATCTGCTGCAAAGAAGCGACAAGGCGGGCAATCGGGAAATGCACATCCACTGA
- a CDS encoding phosphatase PAP2 family protein, whose protein sequence is MSVPHRFVLALRPLLGVAGSAVAREFRTLMLIFLAGVAVWGFLEIADEVVEGQTHAIDTAILLALRNPADPADPIGPKWVEEMFRDFTALGGVAVILFITLGITGYLALQRKHRALILFAVAVFGGLLINTMLKIGFDRPRPDLVPHGAYVYTASFPSGHAMLATATYLTLGALLARMLPDWRTKLFVLTMAAVLCFLVGFSRVYLGVHWPSDVAAGWMVGAAWALLWWLVARWLQRRQIVEETETEA, encoded by the coding sequence ATGTCCGTACCTCATCGATTCGTCCTTGCGCTTAGGCCACTATTAGGCGTCGCGGGGTCCGCCGTTGCCCGCGAGTTTCGAACCCTGATGCTGATATTTCTGGCCGGGGTTGCCGTCTGGGGCTTCCTCGAAATTGCCGACGAGGTCGTCGAAGGTCAGACTCACGCCATAGACACCGCGATCCTGCTGGCCTTGCGGAATCCAGCAGACCCGGCCGATCCTATCGGCCCGAAGTGGGTCGAGGAAATGTTCAGGGATTTCACCGCCCTGGGCGGCGTCGCCGTAATCCTATTCATAACGCTGGGAATCACGGGCTATCTCGCCTTGCAGCGAAAACACCGGGCTTTGATCCTATTCGCTGTCGCCGTCTTCGGCGGCTTGCTGATCAATACCATGCTGAAGATCGGCTTCGACCGTCCCCGCCCCGATCTCGTGCCTCACGGCGCCTATGTCTACACCGCGAGCTTTCCCAGCGGTCATGCGATGCTGGCCACGGCAACCTATCTGACCCTCGGCGCTTTATTGGCCCGGATGCTTCCCGACTGGCGCACTAAGTTGTTCGTGCTGACGATGGCGGCCGTGCTCTGCTTTCTGGTCGGCTTCAGCCGAGTCTACCTGGGCGTCCATTGGCCTTCCGACGTCGCCGCCGGCTGGATGGTCGGCGCCGCCTGGGCCTTGCTCTGGTGGCTCGTGGCCCGTTGGTTGCAAAGAAGGCAGATCGTGGAGGAAACGGAGACCGAAGCATAA